Proteins co-encoded in one Streptomyces sp. NBC_01237 genomic window:
- a CDS encoding DUF4232 domain-containing protein, producing the protein MKYTRITALATIGLAATLSLTACGGDGSAKDSSAKNSTSSSSPEGGSGAAGSEAGNAKSGSGEDTEARAGGADAAKGTNGANGETQTGGKVTFCKTADLAIDATDAAPDKTSGRIDITMINRGSTTCSATGFAGVDIKDADHTSNPVGRGQAQPRITTLKPGDAAVFDLAYDIDSTGNSLAHPTNILVTPPNETHTVTLNWPAGAGDIKGAYTDVEVYPTHTTE; encoded by the coding sequence GTGAAGTACACCCGTATCACCGCTCTCGCCACCATCGGCCTTGCCGCCACCCTCTCGCTCACCGCCTGCGGCGGCGACGGTTCCGCGAAGGACTCCTCCGCCAAGAACTCCACGTCCTCCTCGTCCCCGGAGGGCGGCTCGGGCGCGGCCGGTTCGGAGGCCGGCAACGCGAAGTCGGGTTCCGGTGAGGACACCGAGGCCCGCGCGGGCGGTGCGGACGCCGCGAAGGGCACGAACGGTGCGAACGGTGAGACGCAGACGGGCGGAAAGGTCACGTTCTGCAAGACGGCGGACCTGGCCATCGACGCCACGGACGCCGCCCCGGACAAGACCTCCGGCAGGATCGACATCACGATGATCAACCGGGGCTCGACCACGTGCTCGGCGACCGGCTTCGCGGGCGTCGACATCAAGGACGCCGACCACACCTCGAACCCCGTCGGGCGCGGTCAGGCCCAGCCGCGTATCACCACCCTGAAGCCCGGCGACGCCGCCGTCTTCGACCTCGCCTACGACATCGACAGCACCGGCAACAGCCTCGCGCACCCGACGAACATCCTGGTGACACCCCCGAACGAGACCCACACCGTGACCCTGAACTGGCCCGCGGGCGCGGGAGACATCAAGGGCGCCTACACCGACGTCGAGGTCTACCCCACACACACCACCGAGTAG
- a CDS encoding S41 family peptidase → MAAGIVLALAGTLGAAAAAPRAPEARTSLSADGIWQMDGYGTALTIGDGVMRTWDTTAISCRPAVTVRQDGATGPDGTVRFAQDGAVLTVRPRTASRAVYSYDGAVGTQRMRRISALPALCGQDQPTGPVATFDVFWQTFKENYAFFAGRGVDWDAARAKYRPKVSAATPPGELFDILAAMVAPLQDSHVSLEAATPELSRYAETIRPGTTAPSREYDARVRKFIERRDLGGRPLEQYANGAIGYARLPGGIGYLRVSRFIAYTAGEYGHAIDSPELARVLDRIITRARTSGPDAWRGLIIDVRVNMGGMDGLGLQIANRLTDHPYTAYAKQTRNNPQDDTRLTPRQTMRVVPADDSPRYTGPIALLTSGSTVSAGETFTQALAGRPSPTVRIGENTQGVFSDTLARSLPNNWTFTLSNEKYTNSRGHSFEGPGIPPHLRTPVFTEKEFAADRDSAFDRARALLTTRR, encoded by the coding sequence ATGGCGGCGGGGATCGTCCTCGCGCTGGCCGGAACGCTGGGCGCGGCCGCCGCCGCGCCCAGGGCGCCCGAGGCCCGGACGAGCCTGTCGGCGGACGGGATCTGGCAGATGGACGGTTACGGGACCGCCCTCACCATCGGCGACGGGGTGATGCGCACCTGGGACACCACGGCCATCAGCTGCCGGCCCGCTGTGACCGTACGCCAGGACGGGGCGACCGGCCCCGACGGTACCGTCCGGTTCGCCCAGGACGGCGCCGTCCTGACCGTACGGCCGCGGACCGCCTCCCGAGCCGTCTACAGCTACGACGGGGCGGTGGGCACCCAGCGGATGCGCCGGATCAGCGCCCTGCCGGCTCTCTGCGGTCAGGATCAGCCGACCGGCCCGGTCGCGACGTTCGACGTGTTCTGGCAGACGTTCAAGGAGAATTACGCCTTCTTCGCCGGCCGGGGGGTCGACTGGGACGCGGCCCGCGCGAAGTACCGGCCGAAGGTCAGTGCCGCGACACCTCCCGGAGAACTCTTCGACATCCTGGCCGCGATGGTCGCACCGCTCCAGGACTCGCACGTCTCACTTGAGGCGGCCACCCCCGAACTCAGCCGCTACGCCGAGACGATCCGCCCCGGCACGACCGCACCCTCCCGGGAGTACGACGCTCGCGTCCGGAAGTTCATCGAACGGCGCGACCTGGGCGGAAGGCCGCTGGAACAGTACGCCAACGGCGCGATCGGCTACGCGCGACTGCCGGGAGGCATCGGCTATCTGCGGGTGAGCCGCTTCATCGCCTACACGGCCGGCGAGTACGGGCACGCGATCGACTCCCCGGAGCTCGCCCGGGTCCTGGACCGGATCATCACCCGGGCCCGGACCTCGGGCCCCGATGCCTGGCGCGGGCTGATCATCGACGTGCGGGTCAACATGGGCGGGATGGACGGGCTCGGGCTGCAGATCGCGAACCGGCTCACCGACCACCCGTACACCGCCTACGCCAAGCAGACCCGGAACAACCCGCAGGACGACACCCGGCTCACCCCGCGCCAGACCATGCGCGTGGTCCCGGCCGACGACTCGCCCCGCTACACCGGTCCGATCGCGCTGCTGACCAGCGGTTCGACCGTCAGCGCCGGCGAGACCTTCACCCAGGCGCTGGCCGGACGCCCTTCGCCCACCGTCCGGATCGGTGAGAACACCCAGGGAGTCTTCTCCGACACCCTCGCGCGCTCCCTGCCCAACAACTGGACGTTCACCCTCTCCAACGAGAAGTACACCAACTCCCGCGGGCACAGTTTCGAGGGCCCGGGAATCCCCCCGCACCTGCGCACACCGGTGTTCACCGAGAAGGAGTTCGCGGCGGACCGCGACTCGGCGTTCGACCGCGCCAGAGCACTGCTCACCACCCGGCGCTGA